Proteins found in one Marinilabiliales bacterium genomic segment:
- the coaW gene encoding type II pantothenate kinase: protein MVLGIDIGGTTTKIAGFRKKRICGVVSVQADDPVTSASGALGKFTDEFLLKLKDIDTIAVTGVGANSLGNELFGIPLKRVPEFTAIGHGGLFLAGLEKAVVVSMGTGTALVLADGRNIRHLGGSGVGGGTLIGLARYILNTTDFQNIVDLAGEGDLGNIDLNIRDISKVELGNIPMSATASNFGKHSDKASQPDLALGLVNLVCQSIGMMGVFASREEKVDQIVLTGKLVRLPQAGKIFSRLGKLFGKKFIIPDYAEYSTAVGSAYSISPAGQELI from the coding sequence ATGGTACTTGGCATTGATATAGGCGGAACTACCACAAAGATTGCCGGATTCCGGAAAAAGAGGATTTGCGGCGTGGTATCGGTACAGGCTGATGATCCTGTAACTTCAGCTTCCGGGGCACTGGGCAAGTTTACCGATGAATTCCTGCTGAAGCTAAAGGACATAGATACAATAGCAGTGACAGGGGTAGGAGCCAATTCCCTGGGCAATGAACTGTTCGGCATTCCCCTGAAGAGAGTCCCGGAGTTTACAGCTATAGGTCACGGAGGACTCTTTTTGGCAGGACTGGAAAAGGCTGTAGTGGTCAGTATGGGTACAGGAACGGCACTGGTTCTTGCAGATGGCAGGAATATCAGGCATCTTGGCGGATCCGGAGTGGGAGGGGGCACGCTGATAGGCCTGGCAAGGTATATACTGAATACTACCGATTTTCAAAACATTGTTGATCTGGCCGGTGAAGGAGATCTGGGTAACATAGATCTTAATATAAGGGATATAAGCAAGGTTGAGTTGGGTAACATCCCAATGTCGGCTACTGCCTCCAATTTTGGGAAGCATTCGGATAAGGCCAGTCAGCCTGATCTGGCTCTCGGACTGGTAAACCTGGTGTGCCAGAGTATCGGGATGATGGGAGTATTTGCTTCACGTGAGGAGAAGGTAGATCAGATAGTGCTTACAGGCAAGCTGGTAAGGCTGCCACAGGCCGGGAAAATATTCAGTCGTCTGGGCAAGCTTTTCGGTAAAAAATTCATTATTCCCGACTATGCTGAATACAGTACTGCCGTTGGTTCTGCGTATTCAATATCTCCTGCCGGCCAGGAACTGATTTAA
- a CDS encoding ROK family protein gives MVSDDKTKGQTVIGVDMGGTKIRTGKVKDNQIIAAASDFVPKTDKEQEVTDMLIKLIRQVFDKEVSGIGVGVPSLVDAGRGIVYNVQNIPAWKEVYLKDVLEKEFNVPVYVNNDANCFATGERFFGKGRDYEDFVGLICGTGLGAGIIKGGHLMPDTNCGSGEFGEIYYLDSIFEHYASGQFFERQFGVSGDEMAKRAGNGDQEAEKAFSEFAVHLGKAIKTIMLAVDPAAIIMGGGVSESYEFYRDALWKEIQDFPYPKSAGKLKILITETQEIALLGAAALYFNATV, from the coding sequence ATGGTATCAGATGACAAAACCAAAGGACAGACTGTAATAGGTGTCGATATGGGCGGCACAAAGATCAGGACCGGAAAGGTGAAAGATAATCAGATTATTGCTGCAGCATCAGATTTTGTGCCAAAAACTGATAAGGAGCAGGAGGTTACCGACATGCTGATTAAACTTATCAGGCAGGTATTTGACAAGGAGGTTTCCGGTATAGGCGTCGGTGTGCCCAGCCTGGTTGATGCAGGCAGGGGTATAGTTTATAATGTCCAGAATATCCCTGCCTGGAAGGAGGTCTATCTTAAGGATGTCCTGGAAAAGGAGTTTAATGTCCCGGTATACGTAAACAATGATGCTAACTGCTTTGCCACGGGAGAGAGGTTCTTCGGCAAAGGCAGGGATTATGAAGATTTTGTGGGACTTATCTGTGGTACCGGGCTTGGTGCGGGTATCATCAAAGGTGGACATCTGATGCCAGACACGAACTGCGGTTCAGGCGAGTTTGGCGAGATCTACTATCTTGACAGTATATTTGAGCACTATGCAAGCGGCCAGTTTTTTGAGCGCCAATTTGGTGTTTCGGGTGATGAGATGGCAAAAAGGGCAGGTAATGGCGACCAGGAGGCTGAGAAGGCCTTCAGTGAATTTGCCGTACACCTTGGTAAAGCGATAAAGACCATAATGCTGGCAGTTGATCCTGCTGCAATTATTATGGGTGGTGGTGTATCAGAGTCTTACGAGTTTTACAGGGATGCCCTTTGGAAGGAGATACAGGATTTTCCTTACCCGAAATCGGCAGGTAAACTGAAAATTCTGATAACAGAAACACAGGAGATAGCATTGCTGGGTGCCGCAGCACTTTATTTCAATGCAACAGTCTG